CAACCCGATCGCCATGGAAAAGGGCCTGCGCTTCGCCATCCGTGAAGGCGGCCGTACCGTCGGTGCCGGCGTTGTTTCCGAAATTCAGGAGTAATCAATGCGCATCAATATCCTTCTTGCGTGTGGCGAGTGCAAGCGTAGAAACTACGCGAGCCAGAAGAACAAAAAGAACACGACTGCCAAGCTCGAGCTCAGCAAGTTCTGCCCTTTTTGCGGTAAGCACACCAAGCATCGCGAATCCAAATAGTCTCACGCGGGTGCCGCGAACGCGGCATCCGTAGT
This window of the Desulfomicrobium escambiense DSM 10707 genome carries:
- the rpmG gene encoding 50S ribosomal protein L33 translates to MRINILLACGECKRRNYASQKNKKNTTAKLELSKFCPFCGKHTKHRESK